AGTGATAAATTAATCGACGATATTGTAAAAAGGAACAGCGATTTGCGACTGGATGATGATGGAGCGGGTGCCGTTAGTGCCAAAGAGGATAGCGATAATAGTGACGTCAACGATGACACAAAAGACGATAAAAATGAATTGTTACAACCCGATGGAGAATTGACTATTGAGGAATTGGTTGCTCTGGAAAAAGACTTAAGTCCCGAGGCACTAGAAGCCAACAAAGAAAAGGCGGACAAGCTTAAGCTGCAAGGAAACGAACTGTTTAAAAACGATGATGCGCTACGTGCTGTAGAGGCTTACACTGAAGCGCTCAACATTTGCCCATCCACGAACAGCAAGGAGCGTGCAGTGCTATTTGCAAATCGTGCAGCGGCCAAAATGAAACTGTCGTCCGTTAAGTCAGCAATTGACGATTGCACCAAAGCCATTGAACTCTATCCGGAGTATGTGCGGG
The genomic region above belongs to Drosophila innubila isolate TH190305 chromosome 3R unlocalized genomic scaffold, UK_Dinn_1.0 2_E_3R, whole genome shotgun sequence and contains:
- the LOC117792495 gene encoding tetratricopeptide repeat protein 1; the protein is MAEKASSEDEFQDALSDPNPPIEKLSTTTSESDKLIDDIVKRNSDLRLDDDGAGAVSAKEDSDNSDVNDDTKDDKNELLQPDGELTIEELVALEKDLSPEALEANKEKADKLKLQGNELFKNDDALRAVEAYTEALNICPSTNSKERAVLFANRAAAKMKLSSVKSAIDDCTKAIELYPEYVRALLRRAKLYEQDDRLDEALADYKRVYEIDPGQREAREAQVRLPPLINARNEKLKTEMMSSLKDLGNMILKPFGLSTANFQMQQDPNSGSYSINFNQNNS